From Pseudorca crassidens isolate mPseCra1 chromosome 7, mPseCra1.hap1, whole genome shotgun sequence, a single genomic window includes:
- the LOC137226961 gene encoding cold shock domain-containing protein E1 yields MIEIMDEVDMKGEVYPFGVVGMANKGDCLQKGESVKFQYCVLGQNAQTMAYNITPLRRAAVECVKDQFGFINYEVGDSKKLFFHVKEVQDGIELQAGDEVEFSVISNQRAGKCTACNVWRVCEGPKAVAAPRPDRLVNRLKNITLDDARAPCLVVLRQPRGLDNSVGFGAERKIRQAGAID; encoded by the coding sequence ATGATTGAGATCATGGATGAAGTGGATATGAAAGGTGAGGTCTATCCATTTGGCGTAGTTGGGATGGCCAACAAAGGGGATTGCCTACAGAAAGGGGAGAGCGTCAAGTTCCAATACTGTGTCCTGGGCCAAAATGCACAGACTATGGCCTACAACATCACACCCCTGCGTAGGGCCGCAGTGGAGTGTGTGAAAGATCAGTTTGGCTTCATTAACTATGAAGTAGGAGATAGCAAGAAGCTCTTTTTCCATGTGAAAGAAGTTCAGGATGGCATTGAGCTGCAGGCAGGAGATGAGGTGGAATTCTCAGTGATTTCTAATCAGCGCGCTGGCAAGTGCACTGCTTGTAATGTTTGGCGAGTCTGCGAGGGCCCCAAGGCTGTTGCAGCTCCACGACCTGATAGGTTGGTCAATCGCTTGAAGAACATCACCCTGGATGATGCCAGGGCTCCTTGCCTAGTGGTTCTTCGTCAGCCAAGGGGACTAGATAACTCAGTGGGATTTGGTGCCGAAAGAAAGATCCGTCAAGCTGGTGCCATTGACTAA